The following nucleotide sequence is from uncultured Campylobacter sp..
TAAATACTCTGTTTTTGTTTGTGGTGTTTTACGCATCGTGGTGGATCTTTCAAGATCCTAGGGGGCTGATGAGGATGTATACCCCTTACGTGGGATATATGTGGTGCAGATGGCTACTTGTAGTTATCATCTGGATCGCGTATATTTTTGATTTTTGGCCTTTTAAAAGAGAGTGGCTCTATACGGCGGGACCAGCGAAAAAGGGCATTATCTTTACAGTGATAGTGTTTTTTACCTTCTTCGTATTCTTAAAGATATTCTTCGAATTTATTCTAGGCGAGCTTGCCATATCGTATTTTAGTCCGCGAAGGCTTGCAGAGCTTGGCATAACCGATTTTTACGCGCTTGAGTACTCGGCACAGGCTATTTTGATGTTTGCCGCTATCGCGTCGTGGCTCAGCCCTTCTTGGGTGGTGGCTGCGGATAATTCGCCGTGGCAGAAGCTAAAGCAGCCCGTTAAAGGCTTTACCGTTTTTATCTGGACCTTTTTACTAAGTATGATCGTATATTTCGTATTTTTCCACTCGCAAATGGGAATTTTATTCGATCCGTGGCAAAAATACACATCCATCACTCCGCCTTGGTGGCACAACTTCGCCGATACCGTGCACGGAAATTTCAATATCGCGTGGATCATGTGCTGTACTGTTATGGTGTGGGTGTATGAGACCATCTGGGAGAGGTATCCTTTTAGCCTTATTAAGACGAACTGGCTTAGAAGGACAGCGTCGTTTTTCGGCATTATAGCGATGGCGTTTTGCTTTTCGTTCTTCTTTTACTATCTACAAGAGCTCATCTGGGGCGTGCATATTAGAGGCGACAGAAGGCTTTTTGCGCCCGATTGGCGATGGCTGCACGTAGGCGAGATAGCTATATTTTGGCTGGTGCCGGTGCTATTTATTAAATTTTACTGCAACAACGCAGTCAATAAATTTTCAAAGCCCGTAAATATCCTTCTTAGAACGATCATAAGTATGGTAGCGGCTATCGTCCTATACTATGTCTATTATCAGGTCTCTCACTTTTTACTAGGCACTCAAAAGGGCTTTTCGCATCCGCAACAATTCCCTATGATTCCGATGATCTGGTTTATCAACGTCATGCTGATAAATTACTGGTTTATGGACGGCTGGCCGGGCTGGAGGCTTGCTGGTAAAAAAGAAGAAGCGGATGAAGCGGGCGAGGAAGATGATTTTGGAAATAAAAATTCCATTAAAGGCTTGGTGGTAGGCTTTATCATAGGCGTGACCATCTATCTCGCCGTAGTTTATCTAGCGCCTGCCGTGGGCAATATGCTTACAATTTTTAAATAAAGGATCTGAGATGAATGAAGCTAGAAGAGATTTTATAAAAGGCGGTGCGGCGGGCATAGGACTCGGCGCGCTCGCATCGATGGGAGTGTTTTCATACTCTCCTGCGAGAGAATTGTTTCTTCCGGATGAAGTGCGAAAGATGACCGATTTCGGCGCGATTAAAAGCGTCGAGGTTACTAATATCTCCGAAACTAGCTGGTTTGACAACTCGATGCTGATGGGAGATATTAAAGGCGCAGGCGGACTGCTAGTCAATCAATATCTATTTAACTGGCCTCCGTTCGGTAACGGCAAAGGGCTTGCCAAAGGCAGCTACGAAGAGGGAATTTCACAAATCAAGCATCTTCTACCCGATAAGATCGATGAGGCGTGGGAGGTAACCAAAAAGCTCTCCGTAAATCCCGATAACGCCGGCGGCTACTCTGCTCTCATAGAGATAGAGCGTCTAAACGGAGAAAAGAAAAAATATCTGCTTGATTGCGGCTGGTCCTACAAATGGATGCACGAGTGTTTTAAGCGGGAGGGGATCGATAAGATGCTGCAAAGCGGCGAAATAGACACCCTCATAATGTCGCACGAGCACTACGATCACTTTTGGGCGCTACCCGTCGTTTTAAAGTATAAGCCCGATATCAGGATCATCATACACGAAGGATTTTACCCGGAGGGCAGACAATATATTAAAGATTCAGGTCATAAAGGCGAGCTTGTAGTGTTTAAAAAGGGCAGAAACGAGATTGAGCCCGGAATGTGTACGTTTTGCTATGACTGCCCTATCATTACGAGGGTTTTTGGCGAACAATCAAT
It contains:
- a CDS encoding MBL fold metallo-hydrolase encodes the protein MNEARRDFIKGGAAGIGLGALASMGVFSYSPARELFLPDEVRKMTDFGAIKSVEVTNISETSWFDNSMLMGDIKGAGGLLVNQYLFNWPPFGNGKGLAKGSYEEGISQIKHLLPDKIDEAWEVTKKLSVNPDNAGGYSALIEIERLNGEKKKYLLDCGWSYKWMHECFKREGIDKMLQSGEIDTLIMSHEHYDHFWALPVVLKYKPDIRIIIHEGFYPEGRQYIKDSGHKGELVVFKKGRNEIEPGMCTFCYDCPIITRVFGEQSIFVNVKDKGLVSITGCCHQGIITFSDSAYKELKYDNDQLYGLYGGLHISPFDDWDPKYDDLVIGLKRWNYQVMACNHCTGLLTVQKFVREGYPIVKGTARFRTKTSDYLGNGDKVKFG